In Helianthus annuus cultivar XRQ/B chromosome 9, HanXRQr2.0-SUNRISE, whole genome shotgun sequence, the following are encoded in one genomic region:
- the LOC118481797 gene encoding F-box/kelch-repeat protein At3g23880-like, whose protein sequence is MGKHYTTIDSSHGLFCLFGKTDRKAVIWNPSIRKAVDVLLPDMADDEIERYRTVLGSGVCRETKDPKIVQIKIDIDMGDAVPWQVEVFTLSTGVWRSVYSGNVPSKFVRFSTGEQVVVGGVIYWLASGLASDRVDGGHGCDNLIVSFDLTSEEVGEVKLPGRLAHTHVTLSLFKLRESLVVIEGGLEDYQLVIALLLF, encoded by the exons ATGGGCAAACATTATACAACAATTGACAGCTCTCACGGATTATTCTGTTTGTTCGGTAAAACCGACAGAAAAGCGGTTATCTGGAATCCTTCTATTAGGAAAGCGGTTGATGTTCTTCTGCCTGATATGGCTGATGATGAGATTGAGAGGTATAGAACCGTTTTAGGGTCTGGGGTTTGTCGGGAGACTAAGGACCCAAAGATTGTTCAGATAAAGATAGATATAGATATGGGAGATGCGGTCCCGTGGCAAGTTGAGGTGTTTACGTTAAGCACGGGGGTTTGGAGAAGTGTGTATAGCGGCAATGTACCTAGTAAGTTTGTTAGATTTAGTACTGGGGAACAGGTGGTTGTAGGTGGAGTTATTTATTGGCTAGCTAGTGGGCTTGCTAGTGATAGGGTTGACGGTGGAC ATGGGTGTGATAACTTGATTGTTTCGTTTGATTTGACGAGTGAAGAGGTTGGAGAAGTGAAGCTTCCGGGTAGATTAGCCCATACTCATGTTACTTTGTCTCTGTTTAAGCTAAGGGAGTCCCTTGTTGTGATTGAAGGCGGTTTAGAGGACTATCAACTGGTTATAGCACTTTTACTATTTTaa
- the LOC110915226 gene encoding transmembrane emp24 domain-containing protein p24delta7 gives MACFFAIDQQPPLKIPVEFDWRSGVAAKDWSNVAKKGSVDAMEYELKKLAYTITSIHDEMIYLRDREREMQELNKVTNSRMAWLSFLSLFICLSVAGMQIWHLKSFFEKKKLI, from the exons ATGGCCTGCTTTTTTGCCATTGATCAGCAACCGCCGCTTAAAATTCCGGTTGAGTTCGATTGGAGGTCTGGTGTAGCGGCTAAAGATTGGTCAAATGTTGCCAAGAAAGGTTCAGTCGAC GCAATGGAATATGAGCTGAAGAAACTTGCATATACCATCACTTCAATTCATGACGAAATGATATATCTCAGAGATAG GGAACGAGAGATGCaagagcttaacaaagtcacaaATTCAAGAATGGCATGGTTGAGTTTTCTCTCACTTTTCATATGCTTATCAGTCGCGGGTATGCAAATTTGGCACTTGAAATCTTTCTTTGAAAAGAAGAAGCTCATTTGA